The Hyperolius riggenbachi isolate aHypRig1 chromosome 3, aHypRig1.pri, whole genome shotgun sequence genome window below encodes:
- the LOC137561632 gene encoding E3 ubiquitin/ISG15 ligase TRIM25-like → MASAEPNELLECSVCLSYYTNPVTLQCGHNFCRDCIECVLKTQERTGGYSCPECRTRFTERPSLQKNIALCNIVENFLSTLLDENYSGILCTYCVHFRSPAIKFCLHCDASLCVRHVDVHNTGQEHILTDSTISLENRKCPVHKKILEYYCSDDAACICVSCSLAGEHRGHHVEMLDVASENMKTKLRNDLQELMMQEIKNEKRIESLEERWREGEKEANTETERATALIGDLRKQLEDIENKVLSEIGKKKMDLAHSISDLIPQLAGRKERLAKKMYRITELCIMTDPLEVLQKSGKGGLGDIEDYEDNETRHNPLPVEGDLDAGSISHTLNTSLFELIEVIKGKIYEQKNIAKYSFPQSSPKRQHQIQSTPETTNPLQNYQQLTHQQVDQPKTGYIQGITDLMGGKVILQDVEVENNNPHLSNPDKQRCEPIQQPMELLQNIDILLDTDTAGNNLQLSEDRKTATWSEKWQNRPENPKRFQNTQALGRQGFFSGRHYWEVDVGQSLGCRVGMCYSSVARKGEKSLLGLNNKSWCFEKLKNFSPRKVEYSVFHDGKKINLPGNISRNRFRIYLDYEAGVLSFYELSNPIKLLHSFPATFTEPLHIALWLRDGSIKISGGISGAVRGDQLVNTGGFSLMNWLSILE, encoded by the coding sequence ATGGCGTCTGCTGAACCGAACGAGCTGCTGGAATGCTCAGTGTGTCTGTCCTATTATACTAATCCTGTAACGCTGCAATGTGGACACAACTTCTGTCGGGACTGTATAGAATGTGTGCTGAAGACCCAGGAGAGAACTGGAGGTTATTCCTGTCCTGAGTGCAGAACGAGATTCACAGAACGtccttctctgcagaaaaacattGCTCTGTGTAACATTGTGGAGAATTTCCTGTCCACTCTGCTTGATGAGAATTATTCTGGGATCCTCTGTACTTACTGTGTTCACTTTCGTTCACCTGCCATTAAATTCTGTCTGCACTGTGATGCTTCCCTGTGTGTCAGACATGTTGATGTCCACAACACGGGACAAGAACACATCTTAACTGATTCCACCATTTCCCTAGAGAACAGGAAATGCCCTGTACATAAGAAAATATTAGAGTACTACTGCAGTGACGAtgctgcctgtatctgtgtgtcctgcagcctGGCTGGAGAACACCGGGGACACCATGTGGAGATGCTGGATGTGGCTTCTGAGAATATGAAGACGAAGCTGAGAAATgatttgcaggaactgatgatgcaggagataaaaaatgaaaaaagaattGAGAGTCTGGAGGAACGCTGGAGGGAAGGGGAAAAAGAAGCAAACACTGAAACAGAAAGAGCCACAGCCCTGATTGGTGATCTAAGGAAACAGTTGGAAGACATAGAAAATAAAGTCCTGAGTGAGATTGGGAAAAAGAAAATGGATCTTGCCCACTCCATCTCTGATCTGATCCCTCAACTAGCAGGAAGGAAGGAGAGGCTAGCCAAGAAGATGTACCGCATTACAGAGCTGTGCATCATGACTGATCCACTGGAGGTCTTGCAGAAATCAGGCAAAGGAGGCTTGGGTGATATTGAAGATTATGAGGACAATGAAACAAGGCATAACCCACTCCCTGTGGAAGGAGATCTGGATGCAGGCAGCATCTCACACACTTTAAACACAAGTTTATTTGAATTAATAGAAGTAATAAAGGGAAAGATCTATGAACAGAAAAATATAGCCAAATATTCCTTTCCACAATCTAGTCCGAAGAGGCAGCACCAAATTCAGAGTACTCCTGAGACAACCAACCCTCTCCAGAACTATCAACAACTGACACATCAACAGGTCGATCAACCAAAAACTGGATACATACAAGGAATAACAGATTTGATGGGTGGTAAAGTCATATTACAGGATGTGGAAGTGGAAAATAACAATCCACATTTATCAAACCCAGACAAACAAAGGTGTGAGCCAATACAGCAACCAATGGAACTATTACAGAACATAGACATATTACTGGATACTGACACTGCTGGTAATAATTTACAATTATCAGAGGATAGGAAAACAGCCACGTGGTCAGAGAAATGGCAGAATCGTCCAGAAAACCCCAAAAGATTTCAGAATACTCAGGCACTAGGTAGACAGGGGTTTTTCTCTGGacgacattactgggaagtggatgtcGGACAATCATTGGGGTGTAGAGTCGGGATGTGTTATTCAAGTGTTGCTAGGAAAGGAGAGAAGTCACTACTTGGACTTAATAACAAGTCCTGGTGTTTTGAAAAGTTGAAGAATTTTTCTCCTCGTAAAGTCGAGTATTCCGTTTTTCATGATGGTAAAAAGATCAACTTGCCTGGTAATATTTCCAGGAATAGATTCAGaatatatctggattatgaggctgGGGTGCTTTCCTTTTATGAACTGAGTAATCCCATAAAGCTTCTCCACTCCTTCcctgccaccttcactgagcccctccacaTTGCGCTATGGTTAAGGGATGGTTCTATAAAAATATCTGGGGGAATTTCTGGAGCTGTCAGAGGAGATCAGCTTGTAAATACAGGAGGGTTTTCGCTGATGAATTGGCTAAGTATACTAGAGTGA